The Nicotiana tabacum cultivar K326 chromosome 5, ASM71507v2, whole genome shotgun sequence sequence AATGTGTTGTTTTGAATTTGATTATTCTAAATACATAACTAATGATCTATTTAATGTGAATATCTATCACGTTAACCATGTCTTCATTCAACCCATTTACCtcaattttgaaccaaaataagTTAGAAGGACCGAATTATGTTGACTGGAAAAGGAACCTTGATATTGTCCTAACTGTTGAAGGTTACAAATTTATAATCACAGAGGAGTGCCCAAAAAAACCTGAAAATGCTACTGATGATCAGGTTAAGGCCTATGACAAATGGGTTAAGGCTGATGAGATGGCGCGATGTTACATTCTTGCCTCTATGATGAATGTTTTGCAACATCAGCATCAGTCTATGGGGTCTGCTTATGATATGCTCGAAAGTCTCAAAGAGATGTTCGGTGAGCAAAATCATGCAGCTAAGCAGACAACCATGAAAGCTCTTTTGAACACCAAGATAGCTGAAGGATCATCGGTTAGGGACCATGTTCTGAAGATGATGAGTCTTCTGAATGAACTGGAGGTCTTTGGAGCTGTGATTGATAAGGAGTCTCAAGTTGAGATGGTCCTGCAGACTCTGCCTGGCAGTTTTCAACAATTTCGCTTAAACTATAATATGAACAAAATGGATTTGTCACTAGCGAAATTTTTGAATGAGCTGCAAGCAGCAAAATCTATTATCAAATAACAAGCTCCAGTTGTGGCACTCAATGTTGAGAAAACTTCGGTTTCTAAGTCGAAATgcaataagaaaaagaagaaggctcAAAAGGTTTTGGCACTTGGTGGTGCGACTGGTATGAAAAAGCCCAAATTTAGCGGCTGCCTATCTGGAAAAGTTGAATAAGAAaggtaattcaaatttaaatgtcGTTGAAACTTATTTAGCGGCTGTTTCTACCATGCTTTGGTGTGTAGATTCGGGAGCCACTAATCACATCTGCACTACTTTGCAGGGGTTTTAGGAAATGCGGTGGCTAAGTGAGAATGAAGTTTGCATTTTTCAAGCAATGGCGAGCCAACACCAGCTTTAGTTTTAGGAGATATTAGAGTTTCGTTTAGTAGTGATAGAGTTTTAGTTTTAAAAGATGTTCTCTATGTACCTTTTATTAGAAGGAATTTGATTTCGGTTTCGAAAATAATGGATGCTGGTTATAATATTATTTTGCTAATAACTCTGTTGTTATTAAGTTTAATAAATGTTTTATCTACATTGCTGCTAGAGTAAATGGCCTTTTTATTCTTGATATATCTCCTCATGTGCTACAACAATCAAAAGAACTAAATAATATTAATCTACcacataaaagaaaatatatttctgAATTGAGTCAAACTTATTTGTGGCACTTACGTCTAGGTCATATAAATCTAAATAGGATTTCAAGATTGGTCTCTGATGGACCTTTGAATTCATTGAAAGTGGAGTC is a genomic window containing:
- the LOC107819351 gene encoding uncharacterized protein LOC107819351; translated protein: MSSFNPFTSILNQNKLEGPNYVDWKRNLDIVLTVEGYKFIITEECPKKPENATDDQVKAYDKWVKADEMARCYILASMMNVLQHQHQSMGSAYDMLESLKEMFGEQNHAAKQTTMKALLNTKIAEGSSVRDHVLKMMSLLNELEVFGAVIDKESQVEMVLQTLPGSFQQFRLNYNMNKMDLSLAKFLNELQAAKSIIK